The genomic window CAAAACAAGATATTACAATGGTTTTACAAGATCCTAGAATTGATTTTGATAATTTACCAGACACTGCAAAAAAACAAGTAATTGAGCAAATTGTAAATAAAAAATTAATAGCTAAAAATGCAATTAAAGAAGGAATTGAAAAAGATCCTAAATATATTGAAGCTATAAATGGGATTAAAGAAGATTTAGCACTTCAAGTATGGCAAAAAAATGAAATTGATAAAATGAAATTTACAGATCAAGACAAAAAAGATTTTTTTGAAAAAAATAAAGCAAAATTTGTAATTCCTGAACTTTTAGATTCAAGACATATTTTAGTAAAAACTGAAGCTGAAGCAAAAGATATTATTAAACAACTTGATAAAGCAACTAAAAAAGAAGATAAATTCATAGAATTAGCAAAAACTAAATCTAGTGATTCAACTGCTCAAAATGGTGGTTATTTAGGAAAAGTTCCTGCTGACAAATTAGTTCCTGAATTTACAGCTGCTGCAAAATCATTAACAAACAATACATATACTAAAATTCCTGTAAAAACTCAATTTGGTTATCATGTAATTTTCTTAAAAGAAAAAACAGCTGCTAAAACATTGACTTATCCAGAAGTTGAAGCTAAAATTTCACAAATTTTAATGGGAAATGCATTTAGTAAAAAAGTTAAAGAATTAACAGATGAGCTAAAAAAAGACGCTAAAATAGTTATTAACTAAGGGAATATAAGATGGGTGTATTAGACGTAGTAAAAGCAGGAGTTTTAACTGGAAGTGAAGCAAAAAAATTATTTGCATATGCAAAAGAGAATAATTTTGCGATTCCAGCTGTAAATGTTGTAGGAACTGATTCTGTAAATGCTGTTTTAGAAGTAGCTGCAAAAGTTAATTCTCCAATTATAATCCAGTTTTCAAATGGTGGAGCTGGATTTTATGCTGGAAAAGGTTTAAAAACTGCAAATGCAGCTGTTCTTGGTGGAATTAGTGGAGCATATCATGTTCATACTATGGCGGAAGCTTATGGAATACCTGTAATTTTACACACAGATCATGCTGCTAAAAAATTATTACCTTGGATTGATGGTTTATTAGATGCGGGTAAAGCACATTTTGAAAAAACAGGACGTCCTTTATTTACTTCTCATATGCTTGACTTAAGTGAAGAGCCATTAGAAGAAAATATTGAAATTTGTGTTGAGTATTTCAAAAAAATGAATGCACTTGATATGATGCTTGAAATTGAACTTGGAATCACTGGTGGTGAAGAAGATGGTGTTGACAACTCTGATGTTGATAATGCTTTACTTTATACGCAACCTGAAGAAGTTTGTTATGCTTATGAAGAGTTAAGTAAAGTTGGGAGCAATTTTACAATTGCTGCATCTTTTGGAAATGTTCATGGTGTTTATAAACCAGGAAATGTTGTATTAAGTCCAAAAATCTTAGATAATTCTCAAAAATATATCCAAGAAAAATTAGGAACTTCTGCTCAACCTGTTGATTTTGTATTCCATGGTGGTTCAGGTTCACTACTTGAAGAGATTAGAGAAGCTATTTCGTATGGTGTTATTAAAATGAATATTGACACAGATACTCAATGGGCAATGTGGGATGGTGTTAGAGCTTATGAAGCTAAATATCATGATTATTTACAAGGACAAATCGGAAACCCAGAGGGTGAAGATAAACCTAATAAAAATTACTACGACCCAAGAAAATTCTTAAGAGCTGGGCAAGAAACTATGATTGCTAGACTTGAAGTTGCATTTTCTGACCTTTGTGCTTTAAATAAAAACTAATTAAAACAAAAGGGCAAATAATTTGATTATTTGTCCTTCCTTTGAATAAATATTTATATTAAAACTATATAATATATGTTCAAAGGAAAATCTAATGAACATAACTCTAAATAAAAAAAACATCAATAAAAAAGATTCAAGTGTTGAGATAATAATCTTAAATAAAATAAAAGATTTGACTCAAAAAGAGCAAGAATTATTAAATAATATTAACTTTCATAAAAAATCTTTTAACACACATTTTGATATAAAAAATAGTAAATTATATGTTTCTTGTTTAAAATTAAAAGATGAAAATATAAAAACTGCAATTTGTACAGCAATTAATTTTTTAAAAAAAATAAAAAAACAAAATATAAAAATAGATATTATTCAAAATAAAAAAGAGCTAGAAATTCAAACAATTGTTGAGGGTTTAGTTTTAGGAAATTATGAATTTTTAAGATACAAATCTGCAAGTAATGAAGAAAAAATAAAAGATATAGAAATCAACATAAATTCATCTTCTAAAACAAAAGAAGAATTAGAAGAGAATCTAAAAAAAGCTTTAATTATTTGCAATAGTGTGAATTATACAAAAGATATAGTAAACAGTTCACCTGAAGATTATTATCCTCAAATTATGGCTGATGATGCTTTAAAAATTGTTCAAAATAATAAAAATATTGAGTGCAAGATTTTTGGTGAAGATTATTTAAAAGAAAAGAGTATGAATGCCATGTTGAGTGTTGGAATTGCATCACCACATGAGAGTAAATTGATTCATCTAACTTATAAAACTAAAAATCCAATAGCAAAAATTGTATTAGTTGGAAAAGGTGTAACTTATGACACTGGTGGAATGAGTTTAAAACGTGATGGTGGAATGGTTTCTATGAAATGTGACAAAGCAGGTGGTGCAACAATTTTAGGTGTTCTAGAAGCTCTTAGCACTCTTAATTTGCCTTTTGAAGTTCATGGAATCATTGGAGCGGTTGAAAATATGATTGGTGGAGATGCTTATAAACCTGGTGATGTTTTAAAAGCTTCAAATGGAAAAACAATTGAGGTTACAAATACAGATGCTGAGGGGCGATTGGTTTTAGCTGATTGCTTACATTATGCCCAAGAAAATATAGAAGAGTTTGATTATATTTTTGATTTAGCAACATTAACGGGAGCTAGTATTGGAGCATTTGGTGGATATACAACTGCTGTTATGGGATATAGTGAAAAACTAAAAAAGAAGATTTTAAAAGCTTCACAAAAATCAGGTGAATTAGTAGGATTTTTACCTTTTAATGATTATTTAGAAAAGCTACTGGAAAGTCAAATTGCTGATTTTGTAAATACAAGTGCAAATAAAAATGGAGCAGCAATTACTGCAAGTCTATTTTTAAGTAAATTTATAAAAAATAAAAATAAGAAAAAATGGCTTCATTTTGATATAGCAGGTCCATCATACAGAAAAGAAGTTTGGGCTTATCACTCTTATGGGGCAACTGGTGTTGCTGTTAGATTACTTCTTAAATTTATGGAAGATTTGAAAAAATAGTTATTTCAAATCTTTTTCATAAGAGGGATAAAGATTTATAACTGTTCTTTCAAACTCTTCTTTAAACATAGTAAAATCTTTAAACTCAGCGGGGATTGGTTTATTTAATATTTCAAAAATATCTAATCCTTGTTTTGCACTATTTGACAAGATATTTTGCAAATATTCTAGATATGAAATAGTCTCTTTTATTGGTTCTTTTGTATTTGATGCAAGCCCATGTCCTGGAACTAAAATTGAATAATCAATTTTTTCTAATTCATTTAATGATTTTATCCAGTTTTGCATATTTGCATGGGGAGTTGTTGGTGTTCTTTTATTAAAAACTAAATCAGAAGCATAAAGAATTTTCGTATTTTCATCATAAACTGCAATATCACTTTGGGTGTGTCCATCTAAATACAATACTTTTAATTTATAACCATCAAAGTCCAGTGTTTTTGTTGTAAGTATTTGATTTGGAGCTTTGATTTTTGTGCCATTCATTCCATCATGTACTAAATTAACTAAATTTAATATATATAAATCACCATTAGTTTCTATCTCATTTTTAGTGAATTCAGTTGCAAAAATATCACTTGAAGTAAAAGCAATATTCCCTAAAAAATGATCAGGATGATGGTGCGTATTTAAAATATATTTTATTGGTTTATCTGTGATTTTTTCAATTTGTTTTTTTACTTGTTCCCCATATAATCTTGAACTTCCAGTATCTATTAAAATAACACTATCTTTTGTGATAATAAAAGAAGTATTTGCAATATCTCCACCATTTTCTTTTGAGAAATACTCCTCTTTTCCATAAAAATAGTAACTATTTTCAGATAATTTTATTGGTTTTAATTTGTAATCAAAGGCTTTTAAAGAAGAAAAAATTATAAAAATAAGAAATAAATATTTCATTTTTTTTGTTCTTTATAAATATTGCCATCATTATCAGCAAATTCTATATTTAAGTCATCAATTTTATTTTTACTTTCAAATATAAATCTAGGATTTTCACTAATTACAGAAGTAGATTTTATATTTGCTAAAACCTTATCTTTATCTTTTATAATTATTGAATTTATATAAAATTCATTTGTACCAAATATTAATCCTGTTTCCATTGGATGAAATATTGAAGTTTTTATTCTATTTCCCTCTTCTTTTTGGAATAACTCTGTTTTTATCTTACCTAGAAGTTGTTCGTATTCATAATTATTTGAACTTTGTGCAGAAATGTCACAACCTCCACCATTACTTTTTATATTTATACTTCCCACATGCCAAATATTTTTATCATCCAAAATCAAGGCCCTAAGAGGAGTTTCTTGAGCTATTTTAATATTTGTTGAAATCACGGGAAGAAGATGTTCTAGTTTTATATCAATAATATTAGCAATAGGATTATAATCTGCAAATAAAACCAATCTTTTTGCATTTAAAATTTTCATCCCATTAACATATATAGGAACTTGAAAAGGGTTGTCAGCAAAATCAGGAACTTTTAGAATAATATTATCATCATCAAAAATATATTTATCATTTTGAATGATAGATTTTATCAAATCATCAAAAATAGGAGAAATAATAGGATTTTTATTTTGTGCATTCAGTGAGATACTGAATAGTATAAATAATAAAAATATATGTTTCATATCATGGACCTTATATTGAAAATTAAAGTAATTATATAGCTTCTTTATAGCCTGATTGTAGCCCTTAGAAAAAGAAAATTTGCTAAATTCAGGCTATAAATAAAAGATACTATTCCATAAAATCTTACATTTTTAGTTTTAATAGGAGAAAAATGTTTAGTCAATTTAAATTTACATTAATATTCTTATTTCTTATATTTTGGCAAGCTATTTCTTTAATTATAGGAATTAAATCATTTCCAAGTGTTATAGATATTGTATTGAATCTTTTTAATTTAATAAAATAAAGTATAGATAAAATTTAGGAAATATTAGTAAGAAATCTCCATATTTCAAGAAAAAAATAATTTTCTAACAATGCTATAATTAAGCTATATTAAGGCTATAAATAGGCTATTTTAGGGCTATCTTGAGGCTATATCCATGAAGTATAATAACGAATGCGGAATTTGTTTTGGTCAAATTCTTGTAAAAATTATTTAAGGATTGGAAATGAAAAAATTAGGCTTATTAAGTTTTGCTGCGTCAATTGCTATCACTTCTGCGATGGCTGGAAATGTTGAACTTTTATCAGATTTAAAAATTTATGGTGATGCTGAAGTAAGAGGAATATCTGTAAAGGGTGACACCGATACTGCAAAAAAAGATAAACAAGTACTTGATTCAAAAATAAGAGTTAATTTAGATTTCAAAACACTTGAGGGAATTGTTATTCATTCAAGGATAGAATTGAAAAACGATGCTTGGGGTGATAACGATAATGATACTTTTACTTGGGATGAAGCAAATGTTTTAGTACCTTTTGATGAAAATAAATTTTTATTAGCAGGACGAGTAAATGATACTTATGGAACACCTTTTTATGGTTCAAATGGAGATAAAATTGATTTAGCTCTTGTTGGTTATAAACCAGTTGAAAATGTTTTATTATATGCCTTTGATTTTAAAGCTGTTGAGGGTAAAAATAATGACCAAAATACATTCTTAGGTGTAAATAGTACGGGTACAGGTGATTTTGATGCATATTCAGTTGGTGGACAAGTTACTCTTGATAAATTAGTTGTTGGTGGAAGATATGTGTATTTACAAAATAATACAGAAACATCGACTGGTTCAACTATATATAATGATGCAACAAGTCATATGTTTAATGCTTTTGCAATGGGAGAAATCGCTGATTTAGATTTACAAACACAAATAGAAAAAAGAGTTGGTGATAAAACAAACTCTTCTGTTGGACAAAGTGATGAAAAAATGTTTGGAGCTTATTTAAAAGTTGCTAAACAAATAGATAATTTTAATATTGGATTTGCAGCACTAACAACAAAAGATGGTTATGTTTCAGGGGAAAACTTACCAGTTACATATTTAACAAATGATGATTTAGGAACAGCTTCACTTGATAGAGTTGGAAAATATGGAGATACTACTTTAGTAGCTTTAAATCTTGCATATGATGTTTCAAATAAATTAACACTTGAAGGAAATTTAGGACAACATAATATTAAAAATGCAACTTTTAGTAGTATTGATAAAGATTTAAAAATCACAGAATATGACGCAGGATTAGCTTATAAACTAAATAAAAGTGCAACAGTTAGTTTAAGATATGCACTAGGTACTTTTGATGTAAGTAACTTAGATGATATGCAAACAGTTGTTGCAGCGGTTAATATTAACTTCTAAAAAAAAGACCCAAGAGATTTGGGTTTTTTTTAATTTTTCTCAAACCAAACTTTAGAAATCAGCTCATAAGATTTTATTCTATCTTCTGGATTATATACCATACAATTTATCATTATTTCATTTGCGCCAGTTCTTGCAATCAAACTTTCAAGTCTTTCTTTTACAACTTGTGGAGTTCCCCATATTGATTCTCTTGTTTTATGTCTTATGCTTTTTTCTTCCCACTCTTGCCATAAACTTCCCATATCTTTTGTTGGTTTTTGTAATTGTTTATCATCACCTCTATTTAGATAAAGAAATTTTTGAAGCTCACTTGTGGCTAAATATTGGGCTTCTTCATTTGTTTGGGCACAAATTACATTTATGCAAATCATTACATAAGGCTCTTTTAATTGCTTTGATGGTTTGAAGTTTGCATGATATATTTTTACTGCATCATCCATTGAATCAGGTGCAAAGTGTGAGGCAAAAACAAAAGGCAAGCCTTTTTGTGCAGCTAAGGAAGCACTAAAAGTGCTAGAACCAAGCAACCAAATTGGAATATCCAATCCATATCCCGGTATTGCTTTTATTCCTTTATTCCCAGCTTCATTTGATAAATAGTATTGTAAATATTTAAGCATCATAGGAAAGTCTGAACCGTCATTATTTGCATCTCGTCTTAGAGCCAACATTGTTTGTCTATCAGTTCCAGGCGCTCTTCCTAAACCTAAATCTATTCTATTTGGATATAAAGATTCCAAAGTTCCAAATTGTTCAGCAATAACCAATGGCGCATGATTAGGAAGCATGATTCCACCAGAACCAATTCTAATTTTATTAGTTTTTGCTCCAATATAACTTAATATTACAGAAGTTGCAGCACTTGCGATTCCACTAAAATTGTGATGTTCAGCTACCCAATATCTAGTAAATCCAAACTCTTCAACAGCTTGGGCAAGTTTTGTACTATTTTCTATTGCTTGTGATATTGAAAAGCCCTGTGCAACTGGAACTAAATCTAATACGGATAGTGGTATTTTTTTATTATTCATAATTTTCTCCATTTAAAAGAATAGTATATAAGAATTTTCTTTTACAATAGTAGAACAAAATTACTATAAGATTGCCTAAAAATGCAAATTTTGGAATTTCTTTTCTTTTAAACTTATGCATTCCCAAGCTGGAGCTAGGGAACGAGAAAAATTAGAAAAATAAATTACTTATAAAATGTAAAATACAAACTATATCAACATCAATATTTATATTTATATCGATGCAAATGACTTTATTAAATTTTTTTAATAATTCATAAATAAATTTAATTTTTTTCATATCTTCTCCTTCCTTTGAAATTTGAGAATTATTGCACTAAAATTTCAAGGTAATAGAAACACGAAAGAATTTAAATTTAATTATTTAAAAGTATACATTTCCAAACTAGAGCTTGGGAATGAAAAAAGCAATATGCAAAAAATGTATATTGCAAATTCTGACAAACCTGTAAGTTTTTATAGTTTTCCCTCGTTCCCAACGTCCACGTTGTGAATGCATATAAAAACTAAATAAAACAAAAGAAATAGGAAAAACTAAATATAAAATTTCTGATTAAAGTATACATTCCCAAGCTAGAGCTTGGGAACGAGGAAAATCAATCTAAACTTTTTATAATCAAATTCTTTAAACGCTCATTTATTTTATCAGCAATTTTATCACCACTTTTAAAAGCTTTATATTTTTTATATGAGATGAAATTTTCATTTTTACTATTTTTATAAACAGATAATCCAAGTGGGCAGTAGTTTATGTTATTGGGATTTTCTTCTACCATTTGAAAAGTAAAACTACTTTTACAAATACCTAGATTTATTCCCTCTTTTAAAACACCTTTTTTTTCAAGAAGAGCAGCTACTTCATTTGTGGATTTTGCAAGATTTAATTCATACACAATAGTAAAACCCTCAAAATTTATCTCATCTTTTAACTTCAATAAAATCTCTTGAAAATCTCTATTATCTGTTTTAATTATGAAAATATTTTCATTCTCAATTATTTTATAATTTGCCTCAATAAAACAAAAAAAAGTTGAAAAAAGTAAAATGATTTTAATCATTTATTTTCCCCTTAGAACTAATATTTTATAAGTATATTCTTTATTTATAGCTTGAATTTAGCACAAAATAGTTGGATATTAAACAAGTTTTAACTTCTACTTCAAGTATTGCAATTCAAACAAATTAAATGTAGCAATAGAAGCTTCCATAGCTGGCTTTTGGAAATGGGTTTGTTGTAGATGAAGTAAAAAAATTAGCTGGAAAAAAACAAACAAGTTTAACAGATAGTAATCAAAGCGTTGAAATAAGTATAAATAGTGTAAATTTTATTTCACAAGATATTTTAAATTCAAGTAAAAAACTATCATGAGTTTAATCTGATATGGAAGAGATAAATAACTCAATTGGGAAAATTTATAAAAATTTTAATCATAGTAATCATAGTAATAATTTTATTGAAAATAAAAAAACAAGTTTTAAGGATTTGATTAATGGAATAAATAGTATTGAAGAAATTCAAAAACAGTTAGAAATGCTAGAGAAGAATTTTAATTTTAGTTTCTGGTTTTAAATCAACAGAGTGGATAATAAATAGAGTAAAGAATAGAATTCTATTCTTTACATTTTATAAATTTCTAATCTTCAGGAAGAGTTTCTAACCAACTATAAATAGCCCATAATGCAGAATTTGGGATTATATCTTCTGGAAATGGCGGCATAAATACATTTCCATTTCTAACAGCACCACTTCTAACCATTCCTAAAAAATATGTATCATCTCCATCTGTAAGTAATCTTAAATCAGGTGCAATACCTCCTGATTTAGCCCCTAATCCATGACATCTTGCACAATTTTGGTTAAATGCAGTTTTTCCAATTTCAATAGCTTTTTCATTTCCTGAAAAAGGGTTTGTTACTACCTCAATACCAATTTCTGGTAACCCCTTTGTATCAACTTTTTGAGGAGCAGCATCCCCATGTCCAAACATTAAAGTTGTAGTTGCAATTAATGCACAGATTGATTTAGTAAAAATTTTCATACTATTCCTTTTTATAAATTTTGAGGAAAGTATATCAATCATTTATAGCCTAATTATAGCCATTCTTTTGGACTATTTCTTTTTTTCACATGGCTAAACTCAGGCTATATTTCTATATTAGAATTCTATTGTTCTTTTATATTTAGAGATATTTTTAACATCTACTTTTTATAAAGATTATATTTAATAGGAGAGAAAATGAAGAATTTATTAAGTAAAGCAGCAGTCGTTGCAATTCTTGGTTTAACAAGTTGTCAAGTTTCTTTTGCGAGTACTACAGATAATAAAAGTACAAAAGTTACTTGGGAAGATATTTTAAATGATCAAAATACACCTAAAGATGTATTGATGTATGGAATGGGTCCTAAAGCACAAAGGTATTCAACCCTTAGTCAAATCAATACTAAAACAGTAAAAGATTTAGTACCAGTATGGAGTTATTCTTTTGGTGGTGAAAAACAAAGAGGACAAGAATCACAAGCATTAGTTCATGATGGTGTTATTTATGTGACAGGTTCATATTCAAGATTATTTGCAATAGATGCAAAAACTGGAAAAAGACTTTGGGAATATAATCATAGATTACCAGCTGAAATTAGACCTTGTTGTGATGTTGTAAATAGAGGTGCTGCAATATATGGAGATAAAGTATTTTTTGGAACTTTAGATGCTGGAATGGTTGCATTAAATAAAGATACTGGAAAAGTAGTTTGGAAAAAAAGATTTGGATATGA from Arcobacter venerupis includes these protein-coding regions:
- a CDS encoding peptidylprolyl isomerase, which produces MKKIVTSIVASLVLVTALNAKDYGSVDGEAITKQDITMVLQDPRIDFDNLPDTAKKQVIEQIVNKKLIAKNAIKEGIEKDPKYIEAINGIKEDLALQVWQKNEIDKMKFTDQDKKDFFEKNKAKFVIPELLDSRHILVKTEAEAKDIIKQLDKATKKEDKFIELAKTKSSDSTAQNGGYLGKVPADKLVPEFTAAAKSLTNNTYTKIPVKTQFGYHVIFLKEKTAAKTLTYPEVEAKISQILMGNAFSKKVKELTDELKKDAKIVIN
- the fbaA gene encoding class II fructose-bisphosphate aldolase, whose amino-acid sequence is MGVLDVVKAGVLTGSEAKKLFAYAKENNFAIPAVNVVGTDSVNAVLEVAAKVNSPIIIQFSNGGAGFYAGKGLKTANAAVLGGISGAYHVHTMAEAYGIPVILHTDHAAKKLLPWIDGLLDAGKAHFEKTGRPLFTSHMLDLSEEPLEENIEICVEYFKKMNALDMMLEIELGITGGEEDGVDNSDVDNALLYTQPEEVCYAYEELSKVGSNFTIAASFGNVHGVYKPGNVVLSPKILDNSQKYIQEKLGTSAQPVDFVFHGGSGSLLEEIREAISYGVIKMNIDTDTQWAMWDGVRAYEAKYHDYLQGQIGNPEGEDKPNKNYYDPRKFLRAGQETMIARLEVAFSDLCALNKN
- a CDS encoding leucyl aminopeptidase, with the translated sequence MNITLNKKNINKKDSSVEIIILNKIKDLTQKEQELLNNINFHKKSFNTHFDIKNSKLYVSCLKLKDENIKTAICTAINFLKKIKKQNIKIDIIQNKKELEIQTIVEGLVLGNYEFLRYKSASNEEKIKDIEININSSSKTKEELEENLKKALIICNSVNYTKDIVNSSPEDYYPQIMADDALKIVQNNKNIECKIFGEDYLKEKSMNAMLSVGIASPHESKLIHLTYKTKNPIAKIVLVGKGVTYDTGGMSLKRDGGMVSMKCDKAGGATILGVLEALSTLNLPFEVHGIIGAVENMIGGDAYKPGDVLKASNGKTIEVTNTDAEGRLVLADCLHYAQENIEEFDYIFDLATLTGASIGAFGGYTTAVMGYSEKLKKKILKASQKSGELVGFLPFNDYLEKLLESQIADFVNTSANKNGAAITASLFLSKFIKNKNKKKWLHFDIAGPSYRKEVWAYHSYGATGVAVRLLLKFMEDLKK
- a CDS encoding quinoprotein relay system zinc metallohydrolase 1 — protein: MKYLFLIFIIFSSLKAFDYKLKPIKLSENSYYFYGKEEYFSKENGGDIANTSFIITKDSVILIDTGSSRLYGEQVKKQIEKITDKPIKYILNTHHHPDHFLGNIAFTSSDIFATEFTKNEIETNGDLYILNLVNLVHDGMNGTKIKAPNQILTTKTLDFDGYKLKVLYLDGHTQSDIAVYDENTKILYASDLVFNKRTPTTPHANMQNWIKSLNELEKIDYSILVPGHGLASNTKEPIKETISYLEYLQNILSNSAKQGLDIFEILNKPIPAEFKDFTMFKEEFERTVINLYPSYEKDLK
- a CDS encoding thiosulfate oxidation carrier protein SoxY gives rise to the protein MKHIFLLFILFSISLNAQNKNPIISPIFDDLIKSIIQNDKYIFDDDNIILKVPDFADNPFQVPIYVNGMKILNAKRLVLFADYNPIANIIDIKLEHLLPVISTNIKIAQETPLRALILDDKNIWHVGSINIKSNGGGCDISAQSSNNYEYEQLLGKIKTELFQKEEGNRIKTSIFHPMETGLIFGTNEFYINSIIIKDKDKVLANIKSTSVISENPRFIFESKNKIDDLNIEFADNDGNIYKEQKK
- a CDS encoding LLM class flavin-dependent oxidoreductase, whose translation is MNNKKIPLSVLDLVPVAQGFSISQAIENSTKLAQAVEEFGFTRYWVAEHHNFSGIASAATSVILSYIGAKTNKIRIGSGGIMLPNHAPLVIAEQFGTLESLYPNRIDLGLGRAPGTDRQTMLALRRDANNDGSDFPMMLKYLQYYLSNEAGNKGIKAIPGYGLDIPIWLLGSSTFSASLAAQKGLPFVFASHFAPDSMDDAVKIYHANFKPSKQLKEPYVMICINVICAQTNEEAQYLATSELQKFLYLNRGDDKQLQKPTKDMGSLWQEWEEKSIRHKTRESIWGTPQVVKERLESLIARTGANEIMINCMVYNPEDRIKSYELISKVWFEKN
- the pedF gene encoding cytochrome c-550 PedF → MKIFTKSICALIATTTLMFGHGDAAPQKVDTKGLPEIGIEVVTNPFSGNEKAIEIGKTAFNQNCARCHGLGAKSGGIAPDLRLLTDGDDTYFLGMVRSGAVRNGNVFMPPFPEDIIPNSALWAIYSWLETLPED